One region of Chloroflexota bacterium genomic DNA includes:
- a CDS encoding extracellular solute-binding protein — protein sequence MALTRRSLLGLIGGVPLAASIASGCGFFGDLVGGDSGDKTVNVAVFLPQGEGANFQAAQAGNILASLQTAANEINDQNLGFQMEVKLTVVPPGPVFNFAAFFGTSDANAEPTPTPFSPIAETLNEAAASGQLASGDPLPDVLMISNMNELPLLYQEGIIEPFEQATRVEGSIDLSAFAPGALEAVSWQGQALVLPLSSSINTLTYDSELFADAGVGTPGNEWTWLDMIEAGKRLTYSDDTGAQWGTYAHASVPLLLSLIWSHGGEVFGSQGGDVRIAEPEAIKGIELWRDMITFHQIAPNPPQGTFAFLRAGRDGMEVVSFDQLPQRGGGGGGVRPSETARLATAVRSGGGQGLGPERIHAAAMPVDARQATWVSPVAGLGVGAQAKDTGLAAQAAVVLARELSQLPVTFFGYPVYNVSGERIKQVRPSLRIEDATIISDALGYSRGVPPLLSPYLQSLFQQHLMAPVLSGERNVADAAHQLSIAMQEMLRQ from the coding sequence ATGGCACTGACGCGTCGATCGCTTCTTGGTTTGATTGGGGGCGTGCCGCTGGCGGCAAGTATCGCGTCCGGTTGCGGCTTCTTTGGGGACTTGGTTGGAGGGGATTCCGGCGATAAAACGGTAAACGTAGCCGTCTTCCTCCCCCAGGGAGAAGGAGCTAATTTCCAGGCCGCGCAGGCCGGTAACATCCTTGCCAGCCTCCAAACCGCCGCTAACGAAATCAACGATCAGAATCTCGGATTCCAAATGGAGGTAAAGCTGACGGTCGTGCCGCCGGGGCCCGTCTTTAATTTTGCCGCCTTCTTTGGCACGAGCGACGCAAACGCGGAGCCCACGCCGACCCCTTTCAGTCCGATTGCCGAAACGCTAAACGAGGCGGCGGCAAGCGGACAGTTGGCCAGCGGCGACCCGCTGCCGGACGTCTTGATGATCAGCAATATGAACGAGTTACCGCTCCTCTACCAGGAAGGCATCATCGAACCGTTCGAGCAGGCAACCAGAGTAGAAGGCAGTATCGATCTCTCGGCATTTGCGCCCGGCGCCTTGGAAGCGGTGAGTTGGCAGGGGCAAGCCCTCGTTCTGCCGCTCTCCAGTTCCATCAACACACTTACGTACGATTCAGAGCTCTTTGCGGATGCGGGTGTTGGCACACCCGGCAACGAATGGACGTGGCTCGATATGATCGAGGCGGGTAAGCGCCTCACCTACAGCGACGACACAGGAGCGCAGTGGGGGACATATGCGCATGCTTCAGTCCCGCTACTCTTGAGCCTTATCTGGAGTCACGGCGGCGAGGTGTTCGGCTCCCAAGGCGGAGACGTGCGCATTGCCGAACCGGAGGCAATCAAGGGCATAGAGCTTTGGCGCGATATGATTACGTTCCATCAAATTGCGCCAAATCCGCCGCAAGGCACCTTCGCCTTCCTACGCGCCGGTCGCGACGGCATGGAAGTGGTCAGCTTCGACCAACTGCCCCAGAGAGGCGGCGGCGGTGGCGGCGTTCGGCCCAGCGAAACGGCGCGCCTGGCTACTGCCGTACGCTCAGGCGGGGGGCAGGGACTTGGCCCGGAGCGCATTCATGCCGCGGCCATGCCGGTGGATGCACGGCAGGCAACGTGGGTATCACCGGTGGCAGGACTGGGCGTCGGCGCGCAAGCGAAAGACACCGGCCTGGCAGCGCAGGCGGCAGTGGTGCTGGCGCGGGAACTCTCGCAGTTGCCCGTTACGTTCTTCGGCTATCCAGTCTACAACGTCTCCGGTGAACGCATCAAGCAGGTGAGGCCGAGTCTGAGGATTGAAGACGCCACGATTATTTCCGACGCTCTCGGCTATAGCCGGGGCGTGCCTCCCCTGCTTTCGCCGTACTTGCAGTCGCTCTTCCAGCAGCATCTCATGGCGCCGGTCTTGAGCGGTGAGAGAAATGTGGCCGACGCGGCGCACCAGTTGTCGATAGCCATGCAGGAAATGCTGCGGCAATAA
- a CDS encoding FesM, which yields MAVLRNQQTRQRDLLNVPVVGRFLRWKHARTSMQAVLLAVSALILYDGFWGPQLAPKNLAGVLPWVHWRGFVVLALLIAGNLFCMACPFMLPRRLAKKLFPADRPWPTFIRSKWLAIGVLLVFFWAYEAFDLWASPWLTAWVALTYFVAAFAIDGIFKGAAFCKYVCPIGQFHFVHSMVSPLEVKVRQPDICGSCPTKDCIKGRYGPVAEPSLRHSGTSRNPDERDKPRQAQVSHLLRHSRESSPRAGARNPSSDEQRPQAGMREVTKSPSQPARSVAMPAGLQLVQSGCELWLFQEGKVGNMDCTFCLDCIQACPFDNVGIQLRAPTSEFRRLDQWHSGVGTLVKRADVAALVFVLVFAAFVNAFGMVAPVYVLEQWLATQLGVTSEPVVLGILFIVGLVALPFVLVTAAAWSSRALVGGNETLAATATRFSFAFIPIALGMWLAHYGFHFLIGALTVIPVMQSFLADFGVPILGDPQWELAAIVPEAWLVPLELLLLELGVLVSLTAGYRIARSRQSSAARAIRCLLPWAVLIVALFFTGAWLMTQPMEMRGTILG from the coding sequence GTGGCCGTGTTGCGCAACCAGCAAACGAGACAGCGCGATCTCCTCAACGTGCCTGTCGTCGGGCGCTTCTTGCGCTGGAAGCATGCCCGTACGTCCATGCAGGCGGTACTGCTGGCGGTATCGGCACTCATCCTCTACGACGGTTTTTGGGGTCCGCAGCTTGCGCCGAAGAATCTCGCCGGCGTGCTGCCCTGGGTGCACTGGCGGGGCTTTGTTGTGCTGGCGTTACTCATTGCCGGCAACCTCTTCTGCATGGCCTGCCCTTTTATGCTGCCGCGCCGCCTGGCCAAGAAGCTCTTCCCCGCCGACCGCCCCTGGCCGACGTTCATACGGAGCAAGTGGCTGGCAATCGGCGTGCTCCTGGTCTTCTTCTGGGCGTACGAGGCGTTCGACTTGTGGGCGAGCCCCTGGCTCACCGCGTGGGTAGCCCTAACGTACTTTGTCGCTGCCTTTGCGATAGACGGTATTTTTAAGGGCGCGGCCTTCTGCAAATACGTTTGTCCTATCGGACAGTTCCACTTTGTGCACAGCATGGTGTCGCCGCTGGAGGTGAAGGTGCGCCAGCCGGACATCTGCGGGTCCTGTCCGACAAAGGACTGCATCAAGGGGCGGTATGGTCCAGTAGCGGAGCCTTCCCTCCGTCATTCCGGCACAAGCCGGAATCCAGATGAACGGGATAAACCTCGGCAAGCGCAAGTATCGCATCTGCTCCGTCATTCCCGTGAAAGCTCGCCCCGTGCCGGGGCGCGGAATCCATCTTCCGACGAACAGCGACCTCAAGCAGGTATGCGAGAGGTGACCAAGAGTCCTTCCCAGCCGGCAAGATCAGTAGCAATGCCCGCCGGCCTGCAACTTGTACAAAGTGGCTGCGAACTGTGGCTCTTCCAAGAAGGCAAAGTCGGCAACATGGACTGCACGTTCTGCCTCGACTGTATCCAGGCTTGTCCCTTCGATAACGTCGGCATCCAACTGCGTGCGCCCACCAGCGAGTTCAGGCGCTTGGATCAATGGCACTCCGGCGTCGGCACGCTAGTGAAACGCGCAGACGTAGCGGCGCTGGTTTTCGTGCTTGTGTTCGCGGCCTTTGTGAACGCCTTTGGCATGGTGGCGCCGGTCTATGTGTTGGAGCAATGGCTGGCGACACAGCTCGGCGTCACCAGTGAACCCGTGGTGCTCGGCATACTCTTCATCGTGGGACTGGTGGCCCTGCCCTTTGTGCTCGTGACCGCCGCCGCGTGGTCCAGCCGCGCGCTTGTCGGCGGCAACGAGACGTTGGCAGCCACGGCCACGCGCTTCAGCTTCGCCTTCATTCCTATTGCTTTAGGCATGTGGCTGGCGCACTATGGCTTTCACTTTCTTATCGGCGCGTTGACGGTTATTCCCGTCATGCAGAGTTTCCTAGCCGATTTTGGTGTGCCAATCCTGGGCGATCCGCAGTGGGAGCTGGCTGCCATAGTGCCTGAGGCCTGGCTGGTGCCCCTTGAACTGCTACTCCTGGAACTTGGCGTGCTCGTTTCACTGACCGCTGGCTATCGCATTGCGAGAAGCCGTCAAAGCTCCGCCGCGAGGGCGATACGCTGCCTGCTGCCGTGGGCAGTCTTGATTGTCGCGCTCTTCTTCACCGGAGCCTGGCTGATGACGCAGCCGATGGAAATGCGCGGCACGATACTTGGATGA
- the nagA gene encoding N-acetylglucosamine-6-phosphate deacetylase, which translates to MILLSGGTVYTPLEELPQTSVAIEGGRIARVAPVDAISDLSGSDERIDVSGCIVCPGFIDMHVHGALGASFRSPSAEDIRKVTAYRATTGTTGLLATIGTSSWDDTLAALKAVVQAAAAPAGSRLLGVHMEGPYLSPERPGAMRIPLMREPSVDEVAALQDVAQGMIKSMTLAPEREGGLELAAYLTKHDIIASIGHSDATFAQVTAAVGSGVRQATHTFNAMRPLHHRDPGTVGGVMAHPEITAELIGDGAHVDREAGKLLIAAKGWERVALVTDGVEFSGLPPGRYERANGVALTVSEILATRDDGTITGSSSSLNRNVGVYVEAGVPLPHVLAMASLVPARQLGLSHRKGLIEAGADADIAVLSRDFRVMLTIVGGEIVYRAPEFALG; encoded by the coding sequence ATGATTCTTCTCTCTGGCGGAACGGTCTACACGCCCCTGGAAGAGCTTCCGCAGACGAGCGTCGCGATAGAGGGTGGCCGCATCGCGCGCGTAGCACCCGTCGATGCAATCTCAGACCTCTCTGGGTCCGATGAGAGGATCGACGTATCCGGCTGCATCGTCTGTCCCGGCTTCATCGACATGCACGTGCATGGCGCCTTGGGGGCTTCGTTCCGCTCGCCGTCGGCGGAGGACATACGCAAGGTGACGGCGTACCGCGCGACCACAGGCACCACCGGCCTGCTTGCCACCATCGGCACCTCTTCGTGGGATGATACGCTGGCAGCGCTCAAGGCCGTCGTGCAAGCCGCCGCAGCCCCTGCCGGCAGCCGTCTGCTCGGCGTGCACATGGAAGGACCGTATCTCAGCCCGGAACGGCCCGGGGCCATGCGCATTCCCCTTATGCGAGAGCCCAGCGTGGACGAAGTGGCCGCCCTGCAGGACGTCGCCCAAGGCATGATCAAGTCAATGACCCTCGCCCCCGAACGGGAGGGTGGCTTGGAGCTCGCGGCATACCTCACCAAGCATGACATCATCGCCTCCATCGGCCACTCGGACGCCACATTCGCCCAAGTGACCGCAGCCGTCGGCAGTGGCGTGCGCCAGGCGACGCACACCTTCAACGCCATGCGTCCGCTTCACCACCGGGATCCGGGCACGGTGGGAGGCGTGATGGCCCATCCCGAAATCACCGCTGAGCTTATCGGCGACGGCGCGCACGTGGATCGGGAAGCCGGCAAACTGCTCATCGCGGCGAAAGGCTGGGAACGCGTGGCCCTCGTCACGGACGGCGTGGAGTTTTCGGGTCTGCCGCCGGGCCGCTACGAGCGGGCGAATGGCGTAGCCTTAACGGTTTCGGAAATTCTCGCTACGCGGGACGATGGTACGATTACGGGGAGTTCCTCGTCGCTGAATCGCAATGTCGGAGTTTACGTGGAAGCCGGTGTACCCCTCCCGCATGTTCTCGCCATGGCGAGCTTGGTACCGGCCCGGCAACTTGGGCTAAGCCACCGGAAAGGCTTGATCGAAGCTGGGGCGGATGCCGATATTGCCGTGCTCTCCCGGGACTTTCGCGTTATGCTAACGATAGTAGGCGGCGAAATTGTGTATCGCGCACCGGAATTCGCATTGGGCTAA
- a CDS encoding FixH family protein — MNFARTTCVIFIAILGALVLSACGPRAEQGGNLDVTVLSISPEPAAVGDAVITLQVRDIAGNPVSDATILVKGTMTHAGMQPVIVGTEARGAGKYVTEGFRFTMGGDWVIIVRATFANGATAERRIDLKGVQGEIKMGMKSDKPKDGN; from the coding sequence ATGAATTTTGCACGGACGACTTGCGTCATCTTCATCGCTATACTGGGAGCGCTTGTTCTCAGCGCATGCGGCCCGCGCGCCGAGCAGGGCGGCAACCTTGACGTAACCGTATTGTCGATCTCGCCCGAACCGGCAGCGGTGGGTGACGCCGTCATCACCCTGCAAGTCCGCGACATAGCAGGCAATCCCGTTTCGGACGCCACCATTCTGGTGAAGGGCACCATGACCCACGCCGGTATGCAGCCGGTCATCGTTGGGACTGAAGCCCGCGGCGCGGGCAAGTACGTCACCGAGGGCTTCAGGTTCACTATGGGCGGCGATTGGGTCATCATTGTGCGCGCCACGTTTGCCAACGGCGCCACCGCCGAGCGGCGCATTGACCTGAAAGGCGTGCAGGGCGAGATAAAGATGGGCATGAAGTCCGATAAGCCCAAGGATGGCAATTAG
- a CDS encoding extracellular solute-binding protein, which translates to MAMTRRSFLGLVGGVPVVASLAAGCGFFDGLVGGDSGDKTVNVAVFLPQGQGANFQAAQAGNILASLQSAANEINDQNLGFQMEVNLTVVPPGPNPNFGAFFGAAANAEPTPTPFSPIAETLNDAAASGELAGGTPFPDLLLISNMNELPLLYDEGVIEPFEQATRVEGSIDLSDFAPGAMESVRWQGQALALPLSSTINTLTYDADLLANDGVAAPDGGWTWPEMIEAGKRLTYSNESGSQWGTYAHASVPMLLSMIWSHGGEVFDAQNGAVRLAEPNAVKAIELWRDMIVVHNIAPNPPEGTFAFMRANRNGMQVVSFDQAPGGGGGRGGGGGGGGAQPSDTARLATAVRSGGNQGLGSEQIHAAPLPTDLGQATWVSPVAGLSVGAQAKDTGLAAQAALVLSRELAQLPVTFFGYPVYSVTGDRIKQVRPSLRIEDANIIADALGYSRGIPPLIAPYLQSLFQQHLMAPVLSGQTTVSDAAEELSFALQEMLRQ; encoded by the coding sequence ATGGCGATGACGCGTCGTTCGTTTCTTGGCCTGGTCGGTGGCGTGCCGGTAGTGGCAAGTCTCGCCGCCGGCTGCGGTTTTTTTGACGGCCTAGTGGGCGGAGATTCCGGAGACAAGACGGTAAACGTTGCGGTTTTTCTGCCCCAGGGGCAGGGGGCCAACTTTCAAGCTGCACAAGCCGGCAACATCCTTGCCAGCCTCCAGTCCGCTGCCAATGAGATTAACGATCAGAATCTTGGCTTCCAAATGGAGGTCAACCTAACGGTCGTGCCCCCGGGGCCGAACCCTAACTTTGGCGCCTTCTTTGGCGCTGCTGCTAACGCTGAACCGACGCCGACCCCGTTCAGCCCGATTGCCGAAACACTCAATGACGCGGCTGCGAGCGGGGAGTTGGCCGGTGGGACCCCATTCCCAGACTTGCTGTTGATCAGCAACATGAATGAGCTGCCGCTGCTTTACGATGAAGGCGTCATCGAGCCGTTTGAGCAGGCCACGCGGGTGGAAGGCAGCATCGATCTGTCGGACTTCGCTCCCGGTGCGATGGAATCGGTCCGTTGGCAAGGGCAAGCCCTTGCCTTGCCGCTTTCCAGCACTATCAATACGCTCACCTATGATGCGGACCTCTTGGCCAACGACGGTGTGGCGGCGCCGGACGGTGGGTGGACCTGGCCCGAGATGATCGAGGCAGGCAAGCGCCTCACCTACAGCAACGAATCGGGTTCCCAATGGGGTACCTATGCGCATGCCTCGGTGCCGATGTTGCTCAGCATGATTTGGAGCCACGGCGGCGAGGTGTTTGACGCCCAGAATGGCGCCGTGCGGCTGGCTGAACCAAATGCCGTCAAAGCCATCGAGCTCTGGCGGGATATGATTGTCGTACACAACATTGCGCCAAATCCGCCGGAGGGCACTTTTGCCTTCATGCGCGCGAATCGCAATGGCATGCAGGTAGTCTCCTTCGACCAAGCACCCGGCGGCGGCGGGGGCCGTGGCGGTGGCGGCGGCGGAGGAGGCGCGCAGCCCAGCGATACGGCGCGCTTGGCGACTGCCGTGCGCTCCGGCGGGAACCAAGGACTAGGTTCGGAGCAGATCCATGCCGCGCCGTTGCCGACGGACTTAGGGCAGGCGACGTGGGTTTCCCCTGTGGCCGGGCTGAGCGTGGGGGCGCAGGCCAAGGATACTGGCCTGGCAGCGCAGGCGGCGCTGGTGCTATCCCGAGAACTCGCGCAACTGCCGGTTACGTTCTTTGGCTATCCGGTTTACAGCGTAACGGGCGATCGGATTAAGCAGGTGAGGCCAAGCCTAAGAATAGAGGACGCCAATATCATCGCAGATGCCCTCGGCTATAGTCGAGGCATTCCGCCCTTGATCGCCCCCTATCTACAGTCACTCTTCCAACAGCATCTCATGGCGCCGGTCCTGAGCGGTCAGACCACGGTATCCGATGCTGCCGAAGAGCTGTCATTCGCGCTCCAGGAAATGCTGCGGCAGTAA
- a CDS encoding N-acetyltransferase: MATLRVFDTGRAERAQVTDVPAMKQIIDYYAKQNRMLFRSLAELYGGIRDYVVWRQDGKVAGCCALHVMWKDLAEVRGLAVLPEFQGQGIGRQLVDACVAEAGELGIKTVFTLTLEPTFFTKCGFRQVERDTLSIKVWQECYRCPKFSKCDEIAMIRTLQE, translated from the coding sequence GTGGCAACGCTTCGGGTATTCGACACCGGCAGAGCAGAGCGGGCGCAGGTAACGGACGTGCCCGCCATGAAACAGATCATCGACTACTACGCCAAGCAGAACCGCATGCTCTTCCGTTCGCTGGCAGAGCTCTACGGCGGCATTCGCGACTACGTGGTCTGGCGGCAAGACGGCAAGGTGGCAGGCTGCTGCGCGTTGCACGTCATGTGGAAAGACCTGGCCGAGGTGCGCGGTTTGGCCGTGCTACCGGAATTCCAGGGCCAAGGCATTGGTCGTCAGCTTGTGGACGCCTGCGTGGCGGAAGCGGGGGAACTGGGCATCAAGACGGTGTTCACCCTCACGCTGGAGCCGACATTCTTTACGAAGTGCGGCTTCCGGCAGGTTGAACGGGATACCCTGTCCATCAAGGTATGGCAAGAGTGCTACCGCTGTCCCAAGTTCTCCAAGTGTGACGAGATCGCGATGATCCGCACGCTGCAGGAGTGA
- a CDS encoding ROK family protein — MTGIGIDIGGTKVAAGIVDQDGSILSTDRAPMVKDSHETMLESICAVVDRLLAQAQERPSAIGVAVPGTVDRDRGIAVSAVNVGWQDLPLVPLLQDRYDLPGVIANDANAGAWGEYAFGTGKDAQNLVYITVGTGIGGGIIEAGRVVRGQGSAGEIGHILVSPGGPLCPCGVRGCLESLAAGPGIARRGRQAAANELTDIVRRLTDGDIENLTSVTVRDAAEAGDPVMQAVRDDTARWLAIGCQICQQLFAPGCIVFGGGVMQDGGRLIQEIRNWFQRLAGNPHPDVGNYIRLAAESEHSGIVGAAALVLQPES; from the coding sequence ATGACCGGTATTGGTATTGACATTGGCGGCACGAAAGTTGCCGCCGGCATTGTCGACCAGGACGGTAGCATTCTGTCCACCGACCGCGCGCCGATGGTAAAGGACTCCCACGAGACGATGCTGGAGAGCATCTGTGCCGTGGTCGACCGGCTGCTCGCGCAAGCGCAGGAACGGCCGAGTGCCATTGGCGTGGCCGTTCCCGGTACGGTTGATCGTGACCGAGGCATCGCAGTATCTGCCGTCAACGTGGGCTGGCAAGACCTGCCGCTCGTTCCGCTCTTACAGGATCGGTACGATTTGCCGGGCGTCATCGCGAATGACGCCAATGCCGGCGCGTGGGGCGAATACGCGTTTGGCACGGGCAAAGACGCACAGAACTTGGTGTACATTACTGTCGGCACCGGCATTGGCGGCGGCATCATCGAAGCCGGACGCGTGGTGCGCGGGCAAGGTTCAGCAGGCGAAATCGGCCATATTCTCGTTAGTCCGGGCGGCCCGCTCTGCCCGTGCGGCGTGCGCGGCTGTTTGGAATCGCTGGCTGCCGGCCCCGGCATCGCCCGCCGTGGGCGGCAGGCTGCGGCAAATGAGCTTACGGACATCGTGCGCCGTCTCACTGATGGTGACATTGAAAACCTCACGAGTGTCACCGTGCGCGACGCCGCGGAAGCAGGGGACCCGGTGATGCAGGCGGTGCGCGACGATACGGCGCGCTGGTTAGCCATCGGCTGCCAGATTTGTCAGCAGCTCTTCGCCCCCGGGTGCATCGTCTTTGGCGGCGGTGTTATGCAAGACGGCGGACGCTTAATTCAGGAAATCCGCAATTGGTTCCAGCGTCTTGCCGGGAACCCGCATCCCGACGTAGGGAACTACATCCGACTCGCCGCGGAGAGCGAGCACTCCGGCATTGTCGGCGCGGCGGCGCTCGTCCTCCAACCGGAATCTTGA
- a CDS encoding NAD(P)-dependent oxidoreductase, protein MARLRVVVTGAAGYVASQLLPAFRERYDLVLLDAREKTRDGTLVKGVTITDLRDSDRETYRSYFVGADAVVHLAFNYKQGHSMNDGDYYSERSNLDLAFHVYQTALEEDVRRVVIASSNHAADWYEHLLRQRKMEMLDVTAPPLSDNYYGWAKACYEHLGFLFATGRMGRALEVVQVRIGAPRQIPADNAANDLTSYKRNLGAYISPRDLQQLFVKSIETPDITNEHGIPFQIFYGVSNNARAFWSIANARKVIGYAPQDDSEVTFADDIRQVLVESKSVGRL, encoded by the coding sequence ATGGCACGGTTGAGAGTGGTTGTTACCGGAGCCGCGGGCTACGTTGCGTCCCAGCTACTGCCCGCGTTCCGCGAGCGGTACGATCTCGTGTTGCTCGATGCGCGGGAAAAGACCCGCGACGGCACTCTGGTGAAAGGCGTCACCATCACCGATCTCCGCGACTCCGACCGCGAAACGTACCGCAGCTATTTCGTAGGAGCGGACGCCGTCGTACACCTGGCCTTCAACTATAAGCAGGGCCACTCGATGAACGACGGCGACTACTACTCGGAGCGGTCGAATCTCGACCTGGCGTTTCACGTCTACCAGACCGCACTCGAAGAGGACGTGCGGCGGGTCGTGATTGCCAGCTCGAACCACGCCGCCGACTGGTACGAGCACCTGCTGCGGCAGCGCAAGATGGAAATGCTCGACGTCACCGCGCCGCCGCTCTCAGACAACTACTATGGCTGGGCGAAAGCCTGCTATGAGCACCTGGGATTCCTCTTCGCCACCGGCAGAATGGGGCGTGCGTTGGAGGTGGTGCAAGTGAGAATTGGCGCGCCGCGCCAGATTCCGGCGGACAACGCCGCCAATGACCTCACGAGCTATAAGCGCAACCTCGGCGCGTACATCAGCCCACGGGACCTGCAGCAACTCTTCGTCAAGTCCATCGAGACGCCGGATATCACGAACGAGCACGGCATTCCCTTCCAAATCTTCTACGGCGTTTCCAACAACGCCCGCGCCTTTTGGAGTATCGCCAACGCCCGCAAGGTGATTGGCTATGCGCCGCAGGACGACTCGGAAGTCACCTTCGCCGACGACATCCGGCAGGTGCTGGTCGAAAGCAAGAGCGTAGGGAGACTCTAG
- a CDS encoding Gfo/Idh/MocA family oxidoreductase — MGTKVRVGVIGAGGIARGAHLPGYAKIPDEAEVVAISDIDVPRAQTVADEFGIAQVYADFNEMVTQEDLDLVSVCTPPFMHCAASVAALNAGSNVICEKPMAMNAAECEEMIAAANQNDKMLTIGFQSRFGERAQFLKHLIDQGELGEIYYARVLALRRRGIPWWGVFVEKDKNGGGPLIDIGVHTLDLTLWLMGHPTPTAVTGAVFTKLAKRPGLFTRGRDADQDRYTVEDFATAQIRFDTGAVINLETSWALNIENEVNAYLCGTEGGATLRPLKIHKEVPNAGLLDYTPAHEEGREHNHAGQFAQVVRNVKEGTPPLVKAEEALIVQRIVDAIYESGETGRMVDLA; from the coding sequence ATGGGTACGAAAGTGCGGGTCGGCGTGATTGGCGCCGGTGGTATTGCCCGCGGCGCTCACCTACCGGGATACGCAAAGATTCCTGACGAGGCCGAGGTCGTTGCCATTAGCGACATCGATGTGCCGCGCGCCCAGACGGTCGCAGACGAATTCGGCATTGCTCAGGTCTACGCCGACTTCAACGAGATGGTGACGCAGGAAGACCTTGATCTGGTGAGCGTCTGCACGCCGCCGTTCATGCACTGCGCCGCCAGCGTCGCCGCGCTGAATGCGGGCAGCAATGTCATTTGCGAGAAGCCCATGGCCATGAATGCCGCCGAGTGCGAGGAGATGATTGCCGCGGCCAACCAGAACGACAAGATGCTGACGATTGGGTTCCAGTCGCGCTTTGGCGAACGGGCGCAGTTCCTCAAACATCTCATCGATCAGGGCGAACTCGGCGAGATCTACTATGCCCGCGTGCTGGCGCTGCGGCGGCGCGGCATTCCCTGGTGGGGCGTGTTCGTGGAGAAGGACAAGAACGGCGGCGGACCGCTGATCGACATTGGTGTGCACACGCTCGATCTGACACTGTGGCTCATGGGCCACCCCACGCCGACGGCGGTGACCGGCGCGGTCTTCACCAAGCTGGCCAAGCGGCCCGGCCTCTTTACCCGTGGGAGAGATGCTGACCAAGACAGATACACCGTGGAAGACTTTGCGACGGCGCAAATCCGCTTCGACACCGGCGCCGTCATCAACCTTGAGACGAGTTGGGCGCTCAACATCGAGAATGAGGTGAACGCGTATCTCTGCGGCACTGAGGGTGGCGCGACGTTGCGTCCGCTGAAGATCCACAAAGAGGTGCCGAACGCCGGACTGCTCGACTACACGCCCGCCCATGAAGAAGGCAGAGAGCACAACCACGCGGGCCAATTCGCCCAGGTCGTGAGAAATGTGAAAGAGGGCACGCCGCCGCTGGTAAAAGCGGAAGAGGCGCTAATAGTACAGCGGATCGTGGACGCCATCTATGAATCCGGCGAGACCGGCCGGATGGTGGATCTGGCGTAA